In the Pyrolobus fumarii 1A genome, one interval contains:
- a CDS encoding class I SAM-dependent methyltransferase: MAAGNEKPLLRKLAEEILGAGDASRIWKRIDIIGDIAVIKKPFDFPLEKLKPLANALVEKIPYIKSVWVATSPVEGQYRLRDLVHLAGEKKTETIYREHGCAYKLDITKVYISLRLSYEHKRIASMVKDGERILNMYAGAGFFSILSACMHDIEVAYSIDINPYAYSYMVINTRLNHVEDKVMPILGDAYTTVMKLLKSSADRVLMPLPEKALEHLPAAVAALDREGWIHVYLHVAARTARDAIALATKMVRARLVELAASYVVENARVVRSVGPREYQVVVDTRVKR; the protein is encoded by the coding sequence GTGGCGGCGGGGAATGAGAAGCCCCTGCTACGAAAGCTCGCTGAAGAGATACTTGGGGCGGGTGATGCAAGCCGCATATGGAAGCGCATAGACATAATCGGGGATATAGCGGTTATAAAGAAGCCATTCGACTTCCCGCTCGAGAAGCTCAAACCACTGGCGAATGCACTAGTAGAGAAAATACCTTACATCAAGAGTGTATGGGTTGCTACAAGCCCGGTAGAAGGTCAATACAGGCTACGTGATCTCGTGCATCTCGCGGGCGAGAAGAAAACTGAGACGATATACAGAGAGCACGGCTGCGCCTACAAACTTGATATAACGAAGGTGTATATATCGCTACGTTTAAGCTACGAGCATAAAAGAATTGCAAGTATGGTTAAAGATGGTGAAAGGATACTTAACATGTATGCAGGTGCAGGATTCTTCTCAATACTATCGGCGTGTATGCATGACATAGAGGTAGCCTATAGCATAGATATCAACCCATATGCATACAGTTATATGGTGATAAATACGCGTTTAAACCATGTAGAGGATAAGGTCATGCCGATACTAGGGGATGCTTATACCACCGTGATGAAGCTCTTGAAATCCAGTGCGGATCGTGTACTCATGCCACTACCCGAGAAGGCATTAGAGCATCTACCAGCAGCTGTAGCAGCTCTAGACCGCGAAGGCTGGATACATGTGTATCTACACGTGGCGGCGCGCACAGCGCGTGATGCTATTGCACTTGCTACCAAAATGGTCAGGGCGCGGTTAGTGGAGCTTGCAGCAAGCTATGTTGTCGAGAATGCACGAGTTGTTAGGAGCGTAGGTCCGCGTGAGTACCAAGTTGTTGTAGATACACGAGTTAAGCGTTAG
- a CDS encoding S16 family serine protease, producing the protein MRRTLLAPLLLLLLTLGPVAALGFTIQREVIVHLLAVDATGRGKVIDARIWVEIPGSDLFIAKPAYGVSEDTVLSARLALFYASLLADVDPLTINGGFEIIGREEVSGASGGLAFAVTYYSLIKGVYINTSHVALTGLLQPNGMVAAVGGVEAKVEAASKLGISEIVAPVASLSRLRVNSTKVGIVPVCSVAHALELVLSSPNINSANITLRSSVFKESAFELLELLNETIRLFGDELGEHKAIITDGASVANTLYNEGKYYAAASIAYSTLVMLLEVLPSGSLDNFTKLILSKVNRTAFAEKLLETKNSIAVEKKVPLWRLEALLAADYRFYAASKLLMSSNPRDKALGALRLLTAKHWLDASTRLTGPLIDQDVFKRSVRLLVTYADLSVKYLESLVKGAQVKIENPEKLGLDELRRDMNAAYIQGDDIRAAALALNALALVAQTITQYDIVAGADPVHEAICGLKQTMLHESIAGLKSFMTSMLVEYATSAPTNITRAIMASQAATYSLLPLVMKVVSAHVQQQPGAYSPLDDRLVAVIVIAMIVGSGSVIAALSMLKKIE; encoded by the coding sequence GTGAGAAGAACCCTACTCGCGCCACTCCTACTGCTGCTTTTGACATTGGGGCCGGTGGCGGCTCTCGGGTTCACGATTCAGCGCGAGGTGATAGTACATCTCCTAGCAGTTGATGCTACCGGGCGCGGCAAAGTAATAGATGCTAGAATATGGGTTGAAATACCTGGCTCTGATCTGTTCATAGCTAAGCCGGCCTATGGTGTCAGCGAAGATACCGTACTCTCTGCTAGGCTGGCACTATTCTATGCATCCCTACTTGCAGATGTAGACCCGCTAACCATCAACGGTGGTTTCGAGATAATCGGGCGAGAGGAGGTTAGCGGTGCAAGCGGCGGCCTCGCATTTGCAGTAACTTACTACTCTCTCATAAAAGGAGTGTACATCAATACATCGCATGTCGCGCTGACGGGGCTCCTGCAGCCAAATGGGATGGTGGCAGCTGTTGGCGGCGTGGAAGCCAAGGTTGAAGCTGCGTCAAAACTAGGGATTAGTGAGATAGTCGCACCTGTAGCTAGCTTATCCAGACTGCGTGTAAATTCTACAAAGGTTGGTATAGTCCCAGTATGTAGTGTTGCACATGCACTCGAACTAGTGCTATCATCCCCTAACATAAACTCAGCCAATATCACGTTGCGCTCAAGCGTCTTCAAAGAGTCTGCCTTTGAGTTATTGGAGCTGCTGAACGAAACTATACGCTTGTTTGGTGATGAGCTGGGAGAGCACAAAGCTATTATCACGGATGGCGCTAGTGTCGCCAATACGTTGTACAACGAGGGGAAGTATTATGCCGCAGCTAGCATAGCCTACTCTACTCTAGTTATGCTTCTGGAAGTGCTGCCTTCCGGAAGCTTAGACAACTTCACTAAGCTTATTCTATCTAAAGTCAACCGTACGGCATTCGCCGAGAAACTGCTCGAAACCAAGAACAGTATAGCAGTTGAGAAAAAGGTGCCTCTTTGGAGGCTCGAAGCACTGTTAGCTGCAGATTACAGGTTTTACGCCGCATCAAAACTCCTAATGAGTAGTAATCCGCGTGACAAAGCACTAGGTGCACTTCGACTATTGACGGCTAAACACTGGCTTGACGCCTCGACTAGGTTAACAGGCCCCCTAATAGACCAGGATGTGTTCAAACGTAGTGTAAGACTGCTTGTGACGTACGCGGATCTAAGCGTAAAGTACCTCGAGAGTCTTGTAAAAGGTGCACAAGTAAAGATAGAGAACCCGGAGAAGCTCGGACTGGACGAGCTGCGCAGGGATATGAACGCGGCTTACATACAAGGCGATGATATACGGGCAGCGGCATTGGCCCTTAACGCATTAGCACTAGTGGCACAAACCATTACGCAATACGACATTGTAGCAGGAGCCGATCCTGTCCACGAGGCGATATGCGGTTTAAAACAAACAATGTTACACGAGAGCATCGCGGGGCTAAAATCATTCATGACCAGCATGCTTGTGGAGTACGCTACCAGCGCGCCGACAAACATCACGAGGGCAATAATGGCGTCTCAAGCCGCGACATACTCGCTACTACCCCTCGTGATGAAAGTTGTCTCGGCGCACGTACAGCAGCAGCCTGGAGCCTACTCACCCCTAGATGATAGGTTAGTTGCTGTCATAGTCATAGCGATGATAGTAGGCTCGGGTAGTGTCATAGCGGCATTATCCATGCTTAAGAAAATCGAATAG